In a genomic window of Ipomoea triloba cultivar NCNSP0323 chromosome 3, ASM357664v1:
- the LOC116012355 gene encoding protein NEN4 — translation MASNERASQIVFFDLETTVPKKAGQRFWVLEFGAILVCPRRLAELESYCTLIRPGDLSAVALRSGRSGGITRGAVANAPHFEEVADKIFDIMDGRIWAGHNIQRFDCVRIKEAFAAASRPAPLPVGTIDSLGVLTQKFGRRAGNMKMATLAEYFGLGQQKHRSLDDVRMNMEVLKHCATVMFLESSLLGMVNNECRVTPNIMTRSRTAMNSLKEKWHTCSSVTTRSSKGKLRCREEETSRKSPATTTTSLGYHRAVPYTRQRAHFIQLHSSS, via the exons ATGGCGAGCAACGAAAGGGCATCACAGATCGTGTTTTTCGACTTGGAAACGACGGTGCCGAAGAAGGCAGGACAAAGGTTTTGGGTTCTGGAATTTGGGGCAATTTTGGTGTGCCCGCGAAGGCTGGCGGAGCTTGAGAGCTACTGCACGCTGATCAGGCCGGGGGACTTGTCGGCCGTGGCGTTAAGATCAGGGCGGTCCGGCGGAATAACACGCGGAGCGGTAGCTAATGCGCCCCATTTTGAGGAAGTTGCAGACAAGATATTCGACATTATGGATGGTCGGATATGGGCAGGACATAACATTCAAAGATTCGACTGTGTTCGTATTAAGGAGGCCTTTGCTGCGGCCAGCCGCCCTGCGCCGCTGCCTGTCGGGACCATCGATTCTTTGGGCGTTTTAACACAGAAATTTGGCAGAAGAGCTGGCAATATGAAG ATGGCAACTTTAGCAGAATACTTTGGACTTGGACAACAGAAACACAG GAGTTTGGATGACGTTCGCATGAATATGGAGGTCCTCAAGCATTGCGCAACAGTAATgtttttg GAGTCGAGCCTCCTGGGTATGGTGAATAACGAATGCCGTGTGACGCCTAACATTATGACGAGAAGCAGAACTGCAATG AATTCATTGAAAGAAAAATGGCATACTTGTTCATCAGTTACAACAAGAAGCAGTAAAGGGAAGTTGAGATGCAGAGAAGAAGAAACAAGCAGAAAATCaccagcaacaacaacaacttcCCTTGGATATCACAGAGCTGTTCCTTACACTAGGCAAAGGGCACATTTCATTCAACTCCATTCATCCTCATAA
- the LOC116012860 gene encoding bifunctional aspartate aminotransferase and glutamate/aspartate-prephenate aminotransferase-like: MHGPGSLSFSSQLHSTSLTLKGLELKRRQDYWCRVRRAVVISRVKMEGEIERVKSLKPSKTLSILDQAIALQQAGAPVISLAIGEPDFHTPPAILEAGVKAICEGYTKYTPNAGIMELRSAISHKLKEENGLSYNPDQILVSNGAKQCSLQAMLAVCSPGDEVLIPSPSWVSYPEMARLADANPVILPTSMSQNYLLDPELLESNITQKSRLLTLCSPCNPTGSIYPRELLQHISQIVARHPRLLVLSDETYEHIIYPPATHTSFALLPGMLERTLTVNGFSKAFAMTGWRLGYLAGPKDIIASCSKIQSQFTSGASSISQKAGVAALGLGYAGGEAVATMVKAFQERRDFLVKSFGEMEGLKFSEPQGAFYLFIDVSGWYGVEVDGFGSVNNSESICQYLLDKAQVVVMPGEAFGDDKCIRISYASSSLSVLQAAVERIRKALIPLRSH; the protein is encoded by the exons atgcACGGCCCAGGATCGCTCTCTTTCTCCTCTCAGCTCCACTCCACCTCTCTTACTCTCAA AGGTTTGGAGTTAAAAAGACGGCAAGATTATTGGTGTAGAGTAAGAAGGGCAGTTGTTATTAGCAGAGTGAAGATGGAGGGTGAGATTGAGAGAGTGAAGTCTTTGAAGCCTTCAAAAACCTTGAGTATACTTGACCAAGCAATAGCTCTTCAACAAGCTGGCGCCCCCGTTATCAGCTTAGCAATTGGGGAACCTGATTTTCATACTCCCCCTGCAATACTCGAG GCTGGGGTGAAAGCAATTTGTGAAGGATACACTAAGTATACACCAAATGCAGGTATCATGGAGCTTCGCTCAGCTATCTCTCACAAGCTTAAAG AGGAGAATGGGCTGTCTTATAATCCTGATCAAATTTTGGTGAGTAATGGGGCAAAGCAATGTAGTCTTCAGGCAATGCTTGCAGTTTGTTCTCCAGGAGATGAG GTTCTGATTCCATCTCCGTCCTGGGTTAGTTACCCAGAAATGGCAAGGTTGGCAGATGCAAATCCTGTGATTCTACCCACCAGCATGTCACAAAATTACCTTTTGGACCCTGAGCTTCTTGAATCCAACATCACTCAGAAGTCGAGACTCTTGACTCTTTGCTCTCCATGCAACCCAACAGGCTCTATTTACCCACGGGAATTGCTTCAACACATTTCTCAGATCGTAGCCAGGCATCCCAGACTTCTG GTGCTTTCTGATGAAACTTATGAACACATTATATATCCCCCGGCTACTCACACAAGCTTTGCATTGTTGCCTGGAATGCTGGAAAGGACTCTCACTGTAAATGGCTTCTCTAAG GCCTTTGCAATGACTGGTTGGAGGTTAGGGTACCTTGCCGGTCCTAAAGATATCATTGCTTCATGCAGCAAGATCCAGAGCCAG TTCACTTCAGGTGCCAGCAGCATTTCTCAGAAGGCAGGTGTTGCTGCTCTGGGGCTTGGATATGCTGGTGGAGAAGCTGTTGCAACAATGGTAAAAGCATTCCAAGAGAGGCGTGATTTTCTAGTCAAAAGCTTTGGGGAAATGGAAGGACTAAAATTTTCAGAACCTCAG GGAGCCTTCTACTTGTTTATTGACGTCAGTGGTTGGTATGGAGTGGAGGTTGATGGGTTTGGCAGTGTGAATAATTCAGAGTCCATATGCCAGTATTTGCTGGATAAAGCTcaa GTTGTTGTGATGCCAGGAGAGGCATTTGGGGACGACAAATGTATCCGGATCTCCTACGCATCGTCTTCACTCTCTGTTCTGCAGGCAGCGGTTGAGAGAATCAGGAAAGCATTGATCCCTCTTAGATCCCATTAA